A genomic window from Desulfobulbaceae bacterium includes:
- a CDS encoding diguanylate cyclase, translating into MKSLKAKISIPVVCLVVGAQFTTGLFIVSRVQEAMYHENHNLGMALTSDLAHVCTSSLISKDLFELRTYIRSTMTQEYVTQAMVVDNDCRIIMHNNLAMVGETYKGTCAQPGQPQFSEHNINQAGETEMDILVPIEVGGTQLGSAILSYSHSGIKKEITTITRDILLVVIIASGVATLFAILLAEYIVRPIRHLCQVAEELGRGVFDFKKMDEEYSDEIGDLKRSFYDMAGKLEKEVCYDTLTSLNTRNVFQIRLTEECFHCLRHNCSFAVLMLDVDHFKKVNDTHGHRVGDEVLQHIAATLKGQTRGCDCPARYGGEEFIVLLPETNRLGALYTAEKIRQTVESESFLLPDGSKIPLTISIGIAMFPDDSTNYSGLIELADQAMYEAKKRGRNSVVQASLLKKISEESLGSVKITSRLDEKKTPERGGVSP; encoded by the coding sequence ATGAAATCTCTCAAGGCCAAGATTAGCATCCCTGTTGTCTGCCTTGTTGTTGGCGCCCAGTTTACCACTGGTCTGTTTATCGTTTCCCGGGTGCAGGAGGCGATGTACCATGAAAATCACAATCTAGGCATGGCGTTGACCAGTGATCTGGCCCATGTCTGCACCAGCTCGCTAATCAGCAAGGATTTGTTCGAACTCCGCACCTATATCCGCTCCACCATGACCCAGGAGTATGTGACCCAGGCCATGGTTGTTGATAATGATTGCCGCATCATCATGCACAACAACTTGGCGATGGTCGGCGAAACATATAAGGGGACCTGCGCTCAGCCGGGGCAGCCACAGTTTAGCGAACACAATATTAACCAGGCCGGTGAAACTGAGATGGATATTCTGGTGCCAATCGAGGTTGGCGGCACGCAGCTTGGCAGCGCGATCCTCAGTTACTCGCACTCCGGCATCAAAAAGGAAATTACTACCATTACCCGGGATATCCTCCTGGTTGTCATCATCGCTTCAGGAGTTGCCACCCTTTTCGCAATCCTGTTGGCTGAATATATTGTTCGCCCTATCAGACACCTTTGTCAAGTCGCCGAGGAGCTGGGCCGCGGTGTCTTTGACTTCAAAAAAATGGACGAGGAGTACAGCGACGAGATTGGCGACCTCAAAAGATCCTTTTACGATATGGCCGGCAAGCTGGAGAAAGAGGTTTGTTATGACACTCTGACCAGCCTGAACACACGTAACGTCTTTCAAATTCGCCTGACCGAGGAGTGCTTCCACTGCCTACGCCACAACTGCTCCTTTGCTGTACTGATGCTCGATGTCGATCATTTTAAAAAGGTGAACGACACCCATGGCCATAGAGTTGGCGATGAGGTCTTGCAGCACATTGCCGCAACTTTGAAAGGACAGACCAGGGGCTGTGACTGCCCGGCCCGTTATGGCGGAGAAGAATTTATCGTGTTGCTGCCGGAAACGAACCGCCTTGGGGCTTTGTACACCGCCGAAAAAATCCGCCAGACAGTCGAATCTGAATCATTTCTGCTGCCGGATGGCAGCAAGATCCCACTCACCATCAGCATCGGCATCGCAATGTTCCCGGATGACAGCACCAATTACTCAGGACTCATCGAACTGGCCGATCAGGCCATGTATGAAGCAAAGAAAAGGGGCAGAAACTCCGTGGTCCAGGCAAGTTTACTCAAAAAAATCAGTGAGGAAAGTCTGGGGTCGGTCAAAATAACTAGCCGATTAGATGAGAAAAAGACACCAGAAAGAGGGGGTGTTTCGCCTTAG